Proteins encoded within one genomic window of Tachysurus vachellii isolate PV-2020 chromosome 16, HZAU_Pvac_v1, whole genome shotgun sequence:
- the rergla gene encoding ras-related and estrogen-regulated growth inhibitor-like protein: protein MNDIKVAVLGGEGVGKSALVVRFLTRRFIGEYASSSECIYRKRMSVDGRQLNLELYDPCSQPCEGKSTLNEQIHWADGFVVVYDISDRSSFITATAIIHLIRELNLGAAKRESESVVFLVGNKQDLCHMREVGKEEGQRLATDGRCQFFELSAAECFQEVALMFTKLVRNANLSGKAKERRRRPSGSKSMAKLINNVFGKRRKSV, encoded by the exons ATGAATGATATTAAAGTTGCTGTTCTTGGAGGAGAAGGAGTGGGGAAATCAG CGCTCGTCGTGCGTTTCCTAACCAGGAGGTTTATCGGAGAATACGCCTCATCATCAG AGTGTATATACAGAAAACGCATGTCAGTTGATGGAAGGCAGCTGAATCTGGAACTTTACGACCCATGTTCCCAG CCCTGTGAGGGAAAGTCCACACTGAATGAGCAGATACACTGGGCTGATGGCTTTGTAGTGGTGTACGACATCAGTGACCGCTCCTCTTTCATCACAGCTACAGCTATCATCCACCTCATCCGAGAGCTCAACCTGGGAGCAGCCAAAAG GGAGTCCGAGTCAGTGGTGTTCTTGGTGGGCAATAAACAAGACCTGTGCCACATGCGTGAGGTGGGCAAGGAGGAAGGTCAGAGGCTTGCGACCGATGGCCGCTGCCAGTTCTTTGAGCTCTCCGCTGCAGAGTGCTTCCAAGAGGTGGCGCTCATGTTCACAAAGTTGGTGCGCAACGCTAACCTGAGCGGAAAAGCTAAAGAGCGTCGGCGGCGACCCAGCGGCTCTAAGTCCATGGCTAAACTGATCAACAATGTGTTCGGCAAGCGGCGGAAATCAGTGTGA